One Lacticaseibacillus rhamnosus genomic window carries:
- a CDS encoding YueI family protein, giving the protein MAEDNMQEHLNSALYGPPQTKPDERRKYMGSLRERVALCISNQELADPKRQHQVAPFLKDFHDRNYKALLNGKLDNAITGPYMKLLTDANVPFTLVANETAQTADTAPGLLIVAATAINQANITLPPLDDTQEKPKKKWF; this is encoded by the coding sequence ATGGCAGAAGACAATATGCAGGAACATCTCAACAGTGCATTATACGGCCCACCGCAAACCAAACCCGACGAACGCCGCAAGTACATGGGCTCGTTACGTGAACGGGTCGCTTTATGTATCAGCAATCAGGAACTGGCTGATCCCAAACGACAGCATCAGGTTGCCCCATTTTTAAAAGATTTCCATGACCGCAACTATAAAGCCCTACTCAACGGCAAACTTGATAATGCCATTACCGGTCCTTACATGAAGCTCCTCACCGATGCCAATGTGCCATTTACATTGGTTGCTAACGAAACGGCCCAAACTGCCGATACCGCGCCTGGGCTGCTTATTGTGGCAGCCACTGCCATCAATCAGGCTAACATCACATTGCCGCCACTTGATGACACGCAAGAAAAGCCTAAGAAAAAGTGGTTTTGA
- a CDS encoding DUF1054 family protein, whose protein sequence is MFTSDDFAVFAAPTLSARMALIRQQLDPKFTQAAQSIVPLLQTPNQPIFAHIAQHRRRHKNPPPNTWVAFSTSRRGYKMLPHLALGFWDDRLFLWLSCLRESKPVPNDFSGITDVISTLPDSWLLASEHTSKATVPLTAASLAQTIERFETVKSAEFLVGWVYLASDPLWQIPDKLWLDIQQRVRTLAPVFARLVQNTAAVR, encoded by the coding sequence GTGTTTACAAGTGACGACTTTGCAGTTTTTGCTGCGCCAACGCTAAGTGCGCGGATGGCCTTGATTCGGCAACAGTTGGATCCGAAGTTTACGCAAGCCGCGCAGAGCATTGTGCCATTGTTGCAGACGCCGAACCAACCAATTTTTGCCCATATTGCCCAACATCGGCGTCGGCATAAGAACCCGCCGCCAAACACCTGGGTAGCCTTTTCCACGAGTCGCCGCGGCTATAAAATGTTGCCGCATCTGGCGTTAGGTTTTTGGGATGATCGCCTGTTTTTGTGGCTGTCCTGTTTGCGCGAAAGTAAACCTGTACCGAATGATTTTTCAGGTATCACTGATGTTATTTCGACATTACCTGACAGTTGGTTACTGGCTAGTGAGCATACATCTAAGGCAACCGTGCCGTTAACCGCTGCGTCATTGGCACAGACGATTGAACGATTTGAGACCGTAAAAAGTGCGGAATTTCTGGTTGGCTGGGTTTATCTGGCAAGCGACCCGCTTTGGCAAATACCTGATAAGCTATGGTTAGACATACAACAGCGGGTGCGAACCTTAGCGCCGGTATTTGCGCGGTTAGTTCAAAATACTGCCGCTGTCCGGTAA